Proteins encoded by one window of Methanosarcinales archaeon:
- a CDS encoding TfuA-related McrA-glycine thioamidation protein has protein sequence MTKIVVYTGTSLSWEDARGLLDADYRSPVKRNDINILLDKEQPDIIGIIDGIFFDRAAVAHREIIRAVKAGVKVVGGSSMGALRSSELHSHGMIGVGQIFEWYRDGFINSDDEVAVTFHPDTLEPLSTPLVNIRTTLEGAVKAGIIDTKQADGLLQAVRSMYYPDRTYHSMVKKGVELGIVPADKKGSLIDYFVNNEVDVKRDDALLVIRKIRELALTNP, from the coding sequence ATGACCAAGATCGTGGTTTATACAGGCACAAGCCTTTCATGGGAAGATGCAAGGGGACTATTAGATGCAGATTACCGCTCGCCTGTAAAAAGAAATGATATTAACATCCTGCTGGATAAGGAACAACCTGATATTATCGGGATCATTGACGGGATATTTTTTGACAGGGCCGCCGTGGCACACAGGGAGATCATACGTGCCGTAAAAGCCGGAGTGAAAGTTGTGGGGGGCTCAAGTATGGGCGCGCTTCGATCCTCTGAACTCCATTCACACGGAATGATAGGGGTGGGCCAGATCTTTGAATGGTACCGTGATGGGTTTATTAATTCTGATGATGAAGTAGCTGTTACCTTCCATCCCGATACGCTGGAACCGCTTTCAACTCCTTTGGTCAATATAAGAACGACGTTGGAAGGAGCCGTAAAAGCCGGTATCATTGATACAAAACAGGCGGATGGGCTATTACAGGCTGTCAGGTCAATGTATTACCCTGACAGAACATATCATTCAATGGTCAAAAAGGGCGTGGAATTGGGAATTGTCCCTGCTGATAAGAAGGGGTCCCTTATAGATTATTTTGTTAATAACGAAGTTGATGTTAAGCGGGATGATGCGCTGCTGGTCATTAGAAAAATTCGTGAACTGGCTTTGACTAATCCCTGA
- a CDS encoding ABC transporter permease — protein sequence MVMFSTISDATFEHIILAYTALFVSIVLGVPLAFISLYSEKLASVVMKLANMAQAVPSFAVVAIVVPLIGIGFWPAVIAIMLRGLLPIIKNTYIGLSTIDTSLIEYAKGIGLTNWEIDRHIRFPNAYPAMFAGIKFAGILANSIAILTAIIGSGGLGELVFEGLIGFRTDLLLAGALPAVVLALFIDLSFTVMEKRLTPFHLRD from the coding sequence ATGGTAATGTTTTCCACCATTTCTGACGCTACGTTTGAACACATTATACTGGCATATACGGCCCTTTTTGTGAGTATCGTTTTGGGGGTGCCACTGGCGTTTATTTCCCTCTATAGCGAAAAACTGGCTTCTGTTGTTATGAAATTAGCCAATATGGCCCAGGCAGTTCCCAGTTTCGCTGTTGTTGCAATCGTTGTCCCTCTCATTGGCATAGGGTTCTGGCCAGCTGTAATAGCTATCATGCTCAGGGGTCTATTGCCTATTATTAAGAATACCTATATAGGACTGTCAACTATTGATACGTCACTGATCGAATATGCAAAGGGAATAGGATTGACCAATTGGGAGATAGACAGACATATCAGGTTCCCAAATGCCTACCCTGCAATGTTCGCCGGGATAAAATTTGCCGGCATACTGGCCAATAGCATTGCAATTCTTACTGCTATTATCGGAAGTGGAGGATTGGGTGAACTGGTTTTTGAGGGACTTATCGGCTTTCGTACCGATCTGCTTCTTGCCGGGGCCCTGCCTGCAGTAGTCTTGGCTTTGTTTATTGACCTATCTTTTACGGTCATGGAAAAGAGATTGACACCATTTCATCTCAGGGATTAG
- a CDS encoding ABC transporter permease: MFSIALFAATVIGISIGIFIFFHPKIAGPFLNVLNIVETIPDIALLVFLIPLVGIGPEPTIVASVLYSILPIARNTYTGLKGVSREYIDIARAIGLSKAEILYRVRLPMALPLIAGGFRIALVFTMGVVTLGGLIAAGGLGAVLQNGIQLFDVNTILVAGLWTGILAVILDGFAGMIEGWLKGRYGAW, encoded by the coding sequence ATGTTCAGCATTGCACTTTTTGCAGCAACGGTCATAGGGATAAGTATTGGAATATTCATTTTTTTTCATCCGAAAATTGCCGGTCCTTTCCTTAATGTGCTGAATATTGTTGAAACGATTCCAGATATTGCTCTGCTTGTTTTTCTCATACCTCTTGTGGGAATAGGACCTGAACCTACCATTGTAGCTTCAGTCCTGTATTCGATTCTTCCCATTGCCAGAAATACCTATACCGGTCTGAAAGGCGTAAGCAGAGAGTATATTGATATCGCCCGTGCCATAGGACTTTCAAAAGCTGAGATCTTATATAGAGTACGGTTGCCAATGGCCCTCCCACTTATCGCCGGGGGTTTCAGGATCGCTCTTGTGTTCACCATGGGTGTGGTAACATTGGGCGGTCTGATCGCAGCAGGGGGCCTGGGTGCTGTGCTGCAGAACGGTATCCAGCTTTTTGATGTGAATACTATTCTGGTGGCAGGGTTATGGACAGGAATACTGGCAGTGATCCTTGATGGATTTGCCGGTATGATTGAAGGCTGGCTAAAAGGGAGGTATGGTGCATGGTAA
- a CDS encoding betaine/proline/choline family ABC transporter ATP-binding protein (Members of the family are the ATP-binding subunit of ABC transporters for substrates such as betaine, L-proline or other amino acids, choline, carnitine, etc. The substrate specificity is best determined from the substrate-binding subunit, rather than this subunit, as it interacts with the permease subunit and not with substrate directly.) has translation MASRKLFDRIDSIQLQNITKTYDSQFAVEQLNLEIKGGELLILIGPSGSGKTTALRLINRLIEPDEGSIYINGNDITEFDPVSLRRNIGYVIQNIGLFPHLTIKNNIGLVPKLEGWPDKRIWERVRYLLDFVSMPPETFMERYPKQLSGGQQQRVGLARALAMDPPLLLMDEPFGALDPILRRQLQDEFYRIKQEIGRTIVFVTHDIDEAFILGDRIAIMADAGLVQVGTPEELILNPENDLVADIVDSKRKFKHLDALKVKNLMSPIDNTYLFDAALTAKQAGVRMTENNVELAVICDGSELLGMLHMADLYQSNDERPLRDIAKPSVVFAPNDPAVSALKELKSRGESMAIVSDGNNPSGLFLSNEVLLRLV, from the coding sequence ATGGCATCCAGAAAACTCTTTGACCGGATCGATTCAATTCAGCTGCAGAATATTACAAAGACATATGACAGCCAGTTCGCAGTCGAGCAATTGAACCTTGAGATAAAAGGCGGGGAATTGCTGATATTGATAGGTCCCAGTGGTTCTGGAAAAACCACCGCGTTGAGACTGATAAACAGGCTCATAGAACCGGATGAAGGCAGTATTTACATAAACGGTAATGATATTACAGAATTCGATCCCGTGAGTTTGCGCAGAAACATCGGATATGTGATCCAGAATATAGGCCTTTTCCCTCACTTGACAATAAAGAACAACATAGGGCTCGTTCCGAAACTGGAGGGGTGGCCTGATAAGAGAATATGGGAAAGAGTCAGATATCTTCTTGACTTTGTTTCAATGCCCCCTGAGACATTCATGGAAAGGTACCCGAAACAGTTGAGCGGCGGCCAACAGCAGCGGGTGGGACTGGCCCGGGCTCTTGCAATGGACCCGCCGCTCCTCTTAATGGACGAGCCATTCGGGGCACTTGATCCCATTTTAAGGAGGCAGCTGCAGGACGAGTTCTACAGGATCAAGCAGGAAATTGGAAGGACCATTGTATTTGTGACCCATGATATTGACGAGGCATTTATTCTCGGAGATCGAATTGCCATAATGGCCGATGCCGGGCTCGTTCAGGTGGGTACCCCCGAGGAGCTTATACTTAACCCTGAGAACGATCTGGTAGCTGATATTGTCGATTCTAAAAGAAAATTCAAACATTTAGATGCCCTTAAAGTGAAAAACCTGATGTCCCCCATTGATAATACATACCTTTTTGATGCAGCACTGACCGCAAAGCAGGCGGGTGTAAGAATGACAGAAAACAATGTAGAACTGGCTGTTATTTGCGACGGATCAGAACTTCTGGGTATGCTGCACATGGCCGATCTGTACCAGTCTAATGATGAAAGACCCCTTCGCGATATTGCAAAACCTTCTGTTGTCTTCGCTCCAAACGACCCTGCTGTCTCAGCGTTGAAAGAATTAAAAAGCAGGGGAGAATCAATGGCAATTGTATCTGACGGGAACAATCCATCCGGGCTTTTCCTTTCGAATGAAGTGCTTTTGAGGTTGGTTTGA
- a CDS encoding glycine/betaine ABC transporter substrate-binding protein: MKLKALFVLLVIITVLISGCTRSTEDAQPSEDATSGPTNDKTIVIGSKLFQESFILGHLISLMLEDNGYKTEVKVGLGGTLINYEALKKGQIQTYVEYTGTAYSQILKKPPLDIWDPQVIYEEAEKGLLEQDGVIIVGKLGFEDAYAIAVKEDWAKANNITRISDLEPYASEMKIGTDPEFATREDGLPSIQAIYGFNFKNYQQGLATIMYKAIKNDEVEAISAYTTDTKNELFDLRILEDDKNALPPYDAIIIVTEEFAAENPDVIEIIRELEDTIDTDSMRQLNYQYDVDKKDARDIARSFLIEKGLISEA, from the coding sequence ATGCTACCTCAGGTCCTACGAATGATAAGACTATAGTCATAGGATCCAAATTGTTCCAGGAATCTTTTATTCTGGGACATTTGATATCCCTCATGCTGGAAGACAATGGGTATAAGACAGAAGTAAAAGTAGGTCTGGGAGGTACGTTAATAAATTACGAAGCCTTGAAGAAAGGTCAGATCCAGACATATGTGGAGTATACAGGTACTGCATACAGTCAGATCCTGAAGAAACCGCCGTTAGACATATGGGACCCTCAGGTTATCTATGAAGAAGCTGAAAAAGGTTTACTTGAGCAGGATGGAGTAATTATAGTAGGGAAGCTGGGATTTGAAGATGCATATGCCATTGCAGTAAAAGAAGATTGGGCCAAGGCGAATAATATTACCAGGATCAGCGACCTTGAACCTTATGCCTCAGAAATGAAAATAGGTACCGATCCTGAATTTGCCACCAGGGAAGACGGTCTTCCAAGCATACAGGCAATATATGGATTCAATTTTAAGAATTATCAACAGGGTCTGGCAACCATCATGTACAAGGCAATAAAGAACGATGAAGTAGAAGCCATATCTGCGTATACCACAGATACCAAGAATGAACTATTTGATCTGAGAATCCTTGAAGACGATAAGAACGCACTGCCGCCCTATGATGCTATAATCATTGTCACAGAGGAGTTTGCTGCTGAAAATCCGGATGTCATTGAAATAATCAGAGAATTAGAGGACACGATCGATACAGATTCTATGCGGCAGCTCAACTACCAATATGATGTGGATAAAAAAGATGCAAGGGACATTGCCAGGTCCTTCCTTATTGAGAAAGGATTGATTTCAGAAGCCTGA